The genomic stretch CTGGGCTTTAAAACAGCCTTGTTAAAGGAGAAGGccaaagaagaaaaaaaagaagcaCCAAAACAGAAAGAGGagttgtaatatatttaaatgtgcAATTATTCAGTAATTAAGTATTGTTCTGTGTATGAATCGAACACAAGAGTTACTTTGACCGAGGAGTCGGGAAGATGCGTTGTCTTCGAGAAGAACGAGTGCGCAGTAAGAACGTTCGAATCGCACACGGACGACTCGGACTCGAAGTTCCTGTTCAACTGCTACGGAGTGCTGGGATCGATCAGTTTCCTGGAGAGAAGGTACCTAGTGCTGATAACGGAGGCTTCGAAGTGCGGAAGGCTCCTGCTGGAGCACGACGTGTACTCAATAACGTCGCAGAAGCTGATACCGCTGTTTCACCCAGTGAGCCTGAGCGCGGAGGAGAGGGATTTTGTGCGCGTGTTTAACGAATTTGACATTTCGAACAACTTCTACTTCAGCTACACGTATAACCTGGCAAACACACTGCAGTTGAACCTGAGTTACAAGtcgcagctgctggagagCGGGGATAAAAACGGCTCAGAGTGGATGATCTTTGACCCAGCACTGATGAACCAGAAGTACTGCTACAACTACTCGCACAAGCTGGACCTGTGCGGAGTAAGCGAGGAGTGCTTTAACCTGTCATTGTCGGTGATCCACGGCTACTTCTCGGAGTCGGCGTTGAACGTGAGCGGAAGGAGCATGACTTTCAGCCTCGTGTCAAGAAGGTCACGCTTCTTCTCAGGCACAAGGTACAGGAAGCGAGGGATAACGGGGAGCGGATACGTGGCGAACGACGTGGAGACGGAGCAGATACTGCACGACTGGGGAGTGACGAGCTCAGCGTCGTCGTTTGTGCTCATGAGAGGCTCTATACCAATATTCTGGTCTCAGGACCCGAACGACTCGTTCCTAATAAAGCCGCCGATCATATACCCGCACAACGACCCGACGAACTCGAGCGCGAGAGCGCACTTTAAGCAGATACTGAGCCGCTACGGGGCGCCAGTGGTGGCCCTGAACCTGCTCTCAGACAACCCGTACACCGAGGAGGGAAACCTGTCGGAGCGCTACAAGAACGTGGTGGAAGAGCTGAACAGTGAGCTGCCGACGTTTCTGAAGATCATGTACTTCTCAAAAAACATAAAGTCGCTGCTGGAAAAGGGCGTGGCAAAGCAGgtgctgaaggaggtggTGGACGTGGTGCTCGAAAGGATTAAACTGTTGTACATACCGCAGTTTACAGGTAGGAATGGAACATTCATCTCAGGTAACAGCTCTAGTACTAGCACTAGCACTAGCACTGACAGTACCAACACAAGTACCGACACCAACAGCAGTACCGACACCAACAGCAGTACCAACACCAACAGCAGTACCAACACAtccaataaaaatttaatactaCAAACGGGAGTGATAAGAGTAAGCTGTTTGGACTGCCTAGACAGGACGAGTTCGTTCTCAAAGCACCTATCGCTGAGGATATTTAAGCACCAATTGGAACTGATAGGAATCAACGTTAACTATGAACATTCGACGTGTTTAATAGCTAACTACACGCCCAAACAGGTCGCGTTCCACACAGGTAGAGAGCAAGGCACTGGAAGCGAAGTCAGCTTCGACGACACAGTGAGCAGAAGCGGCTCAGAAGGAAACGCAAGCTCACTGAGAGAAGAGACGATAATAGCAAGTGACTACTTCGGGTTCAACCAAGTGAAGGGGGCTCTGTTCGAGCTTATAAAGAGCAGGTACGAGCAGATGTGCGACGAGCTGTCGATGCAGTACGCAGGAAGCAAGGCACTTAGGAAGTACGAAGGAAGAAGCAGAGTGATCAGCATGTCCAGAGAGCTGTTTACGACGGTGAGGAGAAGGTACCGGAGCTTCTTCGAGGACACAAAGATACAGGAGCAGACCAACTTCTTTTTGTACTCGAACGCGCTCTCGCACTACTCGCAAATCGGGGTGAACGTCCTCAAGAACGACCTCGACGACCTGATTCACTTTTCGCGAATACCAATAGAGTTCAACAACACGGACGCACTCATTTTGGCGCTGATAGTGTACAAGTCGCGAGTGATGAGTCTGAAGAAGAGTCTGATGGGATCAGACGCATCGGGGTCACCAGGTACACCTGATGGCTTGGAGCAGTTGTTTGCAAAGGACGCTCTTGAGGTTACTGACGACGCTGAGTGTGGAATTTCCAGTTTTAACACTCCGCAGTGCGACTTCAAGTACCCAGTCTACAGCGACTACTTCAGCCTTGTCTTGGATAAAATGGCTGAAATTAACAACGCCACCAGCTCAGCCACCCCTATTGTCGCTGATACTCACAGTGCTAACAAGGCCACCCTTAACAGCACTGCTCGTACCAGCCTTGACACTAACACTAACACCAACCTTGACACCAACACTAGCCGTGCCAATGCGATTGCTACAGACACTGACAACAACACCACTGACTATACTCACAGCAACACCACTACTCATCCTGAGTGCTGTAGCATACTCGATGCTGTAGAAGTTAAGAAGAAGGCGCTGGCGATCATACTCAATAACCATCTGACTATGCAGGATCAGCCTGAGTCCGAGTACACAGACCTGAGCCTATACAAGCCTGCCGACAAGGTCATTAACGTCGTCAACTCTGAGCCCATACAAGATTACAGCGGTGAACTCTCAATGAGTCCATCGATAATCACCAGCTGCAGTGTACACTCTGAAAGCACAGGGGCACCTGATAACAACGCCATATCACCAAACGGACTATCACTCAAGGAACACCGGCACGACTACGCCATGTTCCTAATGCCGACCTACACGTACAACAAGGACCAGTGGTCTCTTGAGCCCAGGTGCGACATACTTTCACTGAAACAGTTTATCGAAATCACATCGTAATATCCACACACTTGTTATTACACATTCGTTATTACAGTTATTCGTTTTTTCACACTTGTTATTACATCCGTTATTACAAGCCTAGACATAGAAAATCTCTGTATCCATATGTACTCTTATCACACTAAGCCTTCCTCTTATATCCATTCGTGCGCATAGTGTTCCCATGTTTTACATAATATccttttatatattacctATGTATTTACGTACACAAAGTATAGTAAATAACGTGAATTTACTGATGTCCCCGTGTGTAGCATCAATTTGGAATAGTTAACCCGCGTCCTTGAAAATATTGGATTGACAGAATAATTTCGAGTATCTTTGAAAGTGCAGCATGCCTGAGACAATCCTATTCATCCTAAGAATGTCATCAAGTCTCACACTTACTGAAGACCACTGTCACTGAGTGATGATATGAATTTCGACAGCCTATCCTCCAGATCTAACAAGCGAATTAGTCTTCAAGGAAACAGTAATGGCATGGGTAATAGtatcaataacaatagcaaGAGCGGTGCgtaaatatgaaatacCTTGTGCGTTCTTGAATAAGTTGtcattgttaaaattatatttacatacatCGTACTTTTCATCGACAAACGATAGCAAACATGAGCTTTTGATGATCGCAATTGCAACTATTTCGTTCGGAGTGTACTCGACGCACAGCTGAGTCTTGTAAAAGTCGGTTACCAGCAGGGTAACCACCTGCTCCAGCTTCCGACAGTACTCCTGATTATCCATGAGGTCGTCGGCCATGGACAGCAGGAACAACTTACAGTAGGGGCTTATAAactgaataataaaatgtgcGCAAGCAACTTACAGAATCGGGGAGTGGAATCGGACCGATGAAGTAGTCCAGTGCGTGCAGAATCTGGTTCTCCCGGTCCAGGATTTGCGACCTCAGCGTCTTTACTTCCTAAGCGTGCACGTGAAAGTCGTAAACCTACTTCTCCGCTGTCCTGCAGCATCCAGGATGAGACTGACATGTTATCGGTTTTCTTTGAGCTCTGGAGTACTATGATTTTGTACAGCGTGACGCTCAGGTcgtacagcttcttcgTCGACCTCACGAGGCCTATTTCGTCCTCCTTGTACTTCCAGGCCAGCAGCACGCAGGCTGCCGCGGTCAAGTACTGGTCGTCCCACTTCAAAAACTTCCTCCGCCGCTTGCCCTTTCCTGCTACAACGTAGTGCTTCGTGGCGCGCCACTTCCTGCTGGCGTTCTTGTAGAGCTGAAGGTACACGAGCGCGGTGAGGAGCGTGGGCAGGGATAGGCCCAGTTTGTGGCAAAAGATGTATATTGTGTCCGCGGCCCTTATGGACGACCTCTCCTCGTAGAACTCCCAGCCGATTTTATAGTACGGAGTGTCGCATACCAAGTTAAGCTTCGACATAAAGCTCGATTTAATTCTATCCTTGAGAGAAGCCTTCAGAGACTCCTTTTCAGACTCAGCGTTGACCTTTTCAGCGTTTTTTCCGGCAGCTTCCACTTTCCCCTCCTCTTCGAGCACACCCTCGGGCTCAGCTTCGGGCTCAGGTTCCGAACGCTTTCTCCTTCGTTTCCGCCTGGATTCCTCCTCTGATTTAAGT from Theileria orientalis strain Shintoku DNA, chromosome 1, complete genome encodes the following:
- a CDS encoding uncharacterized protein (synaptojanin, N-terminal domain containing protein), which gives rise to MCNYSVIKYCSVYESNTRVTLTEESGRCVVFEKNECAVRTFESHTDDSDSKFLFNCYGVLGSISFLERRYLVLITEASKCGRLLLEHDVYSITSQKLIPLFHPVSLSAEERDFVRVFNEFDISNNFYFSYTYNLANTLQLNLSYKSQLLESGDKNGSEWMIFDPALMNQKYCYNYSHKLDLCGVSEECFNLSLSVIHGYFSESALNVSGRSMTFSLVSRRSRFFSGTRYRKRGITGSGYVANDVETEQILHDWGVTSSASSFVLMRGSIPIFWSQDPNDSFLIKPPIIYPHNDPTNSSARAHFKQILSRYGAPVVALNLLSDNPYTEEGNLSERYKNVVEELNSELPTFLKIMYFSKNIKSLLEKGVAKQVLKEVVDVVLERIKLLYIPHTNTSTDTNSSTDTNSSTNTNSSTNTSNKNLILQTGVIRVSCLDCLDRTSSFSKHLSLRIFKHQLELIGINVNYEHSTCLIANYTPKQVAFHTGREQGTGSEVSFDDTVSRSGSEGNASSLREETIIASDYFGFNQVKGALFELIKSRYEQMCDELSMQYAGSKALRKYEGRSRVISMSRELFTTVRRRYRSFFEDTKIQEQTNFFLYSNALSHYSQIGVNVLKNDLDDLIHFSRIPIEFNNTDALILALIVYKSRVMSLKKSLMGSDASGSPGTPDGLEQLFAKDALEVTDDAECGISSFNTPQCDFKYPVYSDYFSLVLDKMAEINNATSSATPIVADTHSANKATLNSTARTSLDTNTNTNLDTNTSRANAIATDTDNNTTDYTHSNTTTHPECCSILDAVEVKKKALAIILNNHLTMQDQPESEYTDLSLYKPADKVINVVNSEPIQDYSGELSMSPSIITSCSVHSESTGAPDNNAISPNGLSLKEHRHDYAMFLMPTYTYNKDQWSLEPRCDILSLKQFIEITS
- a CDS encoding uncharacterized protein (sexual stage antigen s4845 family protein) — protein: MKLTKILYGIILCLAVENGKYYSLATGDEEVPPPVGGNAETDLGNGASPLVQATGDTPVVSEGDGAGKTPASSTGDGCNFYDKLDLGVKPFGEIKGDKTVCTVKLNEEFDAFLYACDGTSDPPMCPGEVKTEDGVVKIESLFAQATVTNESEKFPSKPNVFHVITGKANKPFSASCVCSKKDGTKETMELTSSFKQAGILGILGLMLYDLKMVMNSNMFYPYIHVVSVFIIFVLYYTGAMPPSKRKSDAYKLKSEEESRRKRRRKRSEPEPEAEPEGVLEEEGKVEAAGKNAEKVNAESEKESLKASLKDRIKSSFMSKLNLVCDTPYYKIGWEFYEERSSIRAADTIYIFCHKLGLSLPTLLTALVYLQLYKNASRKWRATKHYVVAGKGKRRRKFLKWDDQYLTAAACVLLAWKYKEDEIGLVRSTKKLYDLSVTLYKIIVLQSSKKTDNMSVSSWMLQDSGEEVKTLRSQILDRENQILHALDYFIGPIPLPDSFISPYCKLFLLSMADDLMDNQEYCRKLEQVVTLLVTDFYKTQLCVEYTPNEIVAIAIIKSSCLLSFVDEKYDVCKYNFNNDNLFKNAQDLEDRLSKFISSLSDSGLQ